One Bacillus sp. 1780r2a1 DNA segment encodes these proteins:
- a CDS encoding YuzD family protein, with product MEKNSVEICVYGAEIICASCVNLPSSKDTQEWLEAALSRKYPNESFNIRYIDIYNPPVDEKEKQEFSQRVIDEDLFYPVILINNEIVGEGNPKLKRIFEELEKYGFVSA from the coding sequence GTGGAAAAAAACAGCGTTGAAATCTGTGTATATGGAGCAGAAATTATTTGTGCAAGCTGTGTGAATTTACCGTCTTCAAAAGACACACAAGAGTGGCTTGAGGCAGCGCTCAGTCGAAAATACCCAAATGAATCATTTAACATACGCTACATTGATATTTATAACCCGCCTGTAGATGAAAAAGAGAAGCAAGAGTTTTCACAAAGAGTAATTGATGAGGATTTATTTTATCCGGTTATTTTAATTAACAATGAAATAGTGGGAGAAGGGAATCCTAAGCTAAAGCGCATTTTTGAAGAATTAGAGAAATATGGATTTGTATCTGCATAA
- a CDS encoding NAD(P)/FAD-dependent oxidoreductase codes for MKEDKQVYDITIIGGGPTGLFTAFYGGMRQASVKIIESLPQLGGQLSALYPEKYIYDVAGFPKIRAQELVNNLKEQMKQFNPTVALEQAVEKVEKQADGVFRLTTNSEVHYSKTIIITAGNGAFKPRKIELENAEQFEKANLHYFVDDMNAFKGRKVLVCGGGDSAVDWSLMLESIAEQVTLTHRRDKFRAHEHSVEQLKNSKVDIKTPYIPVEFIGEERITQVVLENTKGEEKIVVDVDDVIVNFGFVSSLGPIKEWELELEKNTIVVNSKQETNIPGIYAAGDICTYEGKVKLIVAGFGEGPTAVNNAKAYIDPKARLQPMHSTSMFS; via the coding sequence ATGAAAGAAGATAAACAAGTATACGATATCACCATTATTGGTGGTGGACCTACCGGGCTATTTACTGCATTTTACGGTGGAATGCGCCAAGCAAGTGTGAAGATTATTGAAAGCTTACCTCAATTAGGCGGTCAACTTTCGGCTTTATACCCTGAAAAATATATTTATGACGTTGCTGGATTCCCCAAAATTCGTGCACAAGAGCTTGTTAATAATTTAAAAGAACAGATGAAGCAGTTTAACCCAACTGTTGCGCTAGAACAAGCGGTTGAAAAAGTAGAAAAGCAAGCGGACGGTGTTTTTCGATTAACGACTAATTCAGAAGTTCATTATTCTAAAACAATTATTATCACAGCTGGAAACGGTGCTTTTAAGCCTCGTAAAATCGAGCTAGAGAATGCAGAGCAATTTGAAAAAGCAAACTTACATTATTTTGTTGATGATATGAATGCCTTTAAAGGACGCAAGGTATTAGTATGCGGCGGCGGTGATTCTGCAGTAGATTGGTCATTAATGCTTGAATCGATTGCAGAGCAAGTTACGCTGACACACAGACGTGATAAATTCCGCGCGCACGAGCACAGCGTAGAACAATTAAAAAACTCCAAAGTAGATATAAAAACACCTTACATCCCAGTAGAATTTATTGGTGAAGAGCGCATTACGCAAGTCGTTCTTGAAAATACAAAAGGTGAAGAAAAAATTGTGGTAGACGTTGATGATGTTATTGTAAACTTTGGCTTTGTATCATCGTTAGGTCCAATTAAAGAGTGGGAGTTAGAATTAGAAAAGAATACAATTGTGGTTAACTCTAAGCAAGAAACAAATATCCCTGGAATTTATGCAGCTGGAGACATTTGTACATATGAAGGAAAGGTAAAGCTAATTGTTGCAGGGTTCGGTGAAGGTCCTACAGCCGTTAACAATGCAAAAGCATACATTGATCCAAAAGCTCGCCTACAACCAATGCATAGTACATCAATGTTCTCGTAA
- a CDS encoding DUF2225 domain-containing protein, which produces MKALHPLYDKKSSCALCSHRFYSKKVRSRFLKPQRYDTDFFVDYENPQFHPIVYDVVICPKCGYASTEQFSKLFPPGSENQVKEKVMKNWKYQPYDQERTLQQAINAYKLAIYCANIKKEKSSVLASLTLRLSWLYRMLDDKQQERAFALHALKFYTTAYLEETFPSNSSEVRLLYIIGELNYRLGFQQQALLYFSEIIYKHKNHPDRKTFERTKERWHEIRSIS; this is translated from the coding sequence TTGAAAGCTTTACATCCTCTTTATGATAAAAAAAGCTCTTGTGCTTTGTGTAGCCACAGGTTTTATTCTAAAAAAGTTCGGTCTCGCTTTTTAAAGCCTCAAAGATACGATACTGACTTTTTCGTTGATTATGAAAATCCACAGTTCCATCCTATTGTATATGATGTCGTAATCTGTCCAAAGTGTGGATATGCCAGCACTGAACAGTTCTCAAAACTTTTTCCTCCAGGCAGTGAAAATCAAGTTAAGGAAAAGGTCATGAAAAATTGGAAATACCAGCCCTATGATCAAGAACGAACGTTGCAACAAGCGATAAATGCTTACAAGCTGGCTATTTATTGTGCCAACATAAAAAAAGAAAAGTCTTCTGTGCTTGCAAGCCTTACTCTACGATTAAGCTGGCTATATCGAATGCTTGATGACAAACAACAAGAAAGAGCTTTCGCTTTACATGCATTAAAGTTCTACACCACAGCATATTTAGAAGAAACATTTCCTTCTAACAGCAGCGAAGTTCGATTGCTATATATTATAGGAGAACTAAACTATCGGCTTGGGTTCCAACAGCAGGCGCTCCTCTATTTTTCAGAAATTATCTATAAGCACAAAAATCATCCCGATCGGAAAACATTTGAGCGAACTAAAGAAAGATGGCATGAGATTCGTAGCATTTCATAG
- a CDS encoding iron-sulfur cluster assembly accessory protein, translating into MSQDILEITEAASFQIKDMMKEHEEENAYLRVTINGGGCSGLSYGMGFAHEVSENDMQFEQHGIQILVDKESAPILKGVKIDYKQSMLGGGFTIDNPNAIASCGCGSSFRTAANAGTPEEC; encoded by the coding sequence ATGAGTCAAGATATCCTAGAAATTACAGAGGCGGCTAGCTTTCAAATAAAAGATATGATGAAAGAACATGAAGAAGAGAATGCTTACCTTCGCGTAACGATTAATGGAGGAGGCTGTTCAGGTTTATCATACGGAATGGGCTTTGCACATGAAGTTAGTGAAAACGATATGCAGTTTGAACAACATGGCATTCAAATTCTTGTTGATAAAGAAAGTGCCCCAATCTTAAAAGGAGTTAAGATTGATTACAAGCAGTCTATGCTTGGTGGAGGGTTTACAATTGATAACCCGAATGCCATTGCATCATGCGGCTGTGGATCTTCATTCCGTACGGCAGCGAACGCTGGTACACCGGAAGAGTGTTAA
- the dapF gene encoding diaminopimelate epimerase: protein MKKFAFTKMHALGNNYIYVNLFEEHIAEEDLASVAIKVSNVYTGIGSDGMILICPSTRANVKMRVFNNDGSEAKNCGNGLRCVAKYAYEHNLVETEEFTIETLSGLVYATVHLQDKEVNEVTIDMGTPKLKPAEVPMLGFEGNSIVSEKMKFGDKELIGTAVSMGNPHVVFYVEDIEKAPLHTLGPVVEKDPRFPEGVNVEFVEIMNESEMHFRVWERGSGVTQACGTGACAAVVSSVLNNLTQKNTPTIVHLAGGDLTITWKENNHVLMKGPAVVICDGVYYY, encoded by the coding sequence ATGAAAAAATTTGCTTTTACAAAAATGCATGCGCTTGGAAATAATTATATCTACGTCAATCTATTTGAAGAACATATCGCGGAAGAAGATTTAGCTTCTGTCGCGATTAAAGTATCAAACGTTTACACAGGTATTGGGTCAGATGGAATGATTTTGATTTGTCCTTCTACTAGAGCGAATGTTAAAATGCGCGTATTTAATAACGATGGTTCAGAAGCAAAAAATTGCGGAAACGGCTTAAGATGTGTAGCTAAGTATGCATATGAGCATAATTTAGTAGAAACAGAAGAGTTTACAATCGAAACATTATCAGGCCTTGTCTATGCAACTGTTCATTTGCAGGATAAAGAAGTAAATGAGGTAACAATTGACATGGGTACACCAAAGCTAAAGCCAGCTGAAGTTCCAATGCTTGGATTTGAAGGAAACAGCATTGTGTCAGAAAAAATGAAATTTGGTGATAAAGAGCTTATAGGTACGGCTGTATCAATGGGAAATCCTCACGTTGTATTTTACGTAGAAGATATTGAAAAAGCACCTCTTCATACATTAGGGCCAGTGGTTGAAAAAGATCCACGTTTTCCAGAAGGTGTAAATGTCGAATTTGTAGAGATTATGAATGAATCGGAAATGCATTTCCGCGTTTGGGAACGGGGTTCAGGTGTAACGCAAGCTTGTGGAACTGGTGCTTGTGCTGCAGTTGTTTCTTCTGTTTTAAATAATCTTACGCAAAAAAATACTCCCACAATTGTTCACTTAGCAGGTGGAGACTTAACCATTACATGGAAAGAAAATAACCATGTACTAATGAAAGGTCCAGCAGTTGTTATTTGTGATGGAGTTTATTACTATTAA
- a CDS encoding 3D domain-containing protein — translation MIKTLIKRIGMSLLVVGALLTTYEAVTGVPVTVLFESLLRVDSTPVNHSLRADASEKEPLAIEEAFDWSAYPSHTVLATGYTAGYESTGKNPTDPSYGITYSGVKVKRDLYSTIAADLSIFPIGTILFIPGYGYGVVADKGGAIKGNHLDLYFETVADVYEMWGKKELSVYVVEKGKGTLSEQQLTALNENKSMQVFRQKVNLVR, via the coding sequence ATGATTAAAACATTAATAAAGCGTATTGGTATGTCTTTGCTTGTTGTAGGAGCATTGCTGACAACCTATGAAGCTGTCACAGGAGTACCCGTTACCGTCTTATTTGAAAGTCTGCTAAGGGTTGATTCTACACCTGTTAATCATAGTCTTCGAGCGGATGCTTCTGAGAAGGAACCATTAGCAATTGAAGAGGCTTTTGATTGGTCAGCGTATCCAAGCCATACGGTGTTAGCCACAGGGTATACAGCAGGGTATGAGTCAACGGGTAAAAACCCTACAGATCCAAGTTACGGTATCACATATTCAGGTGTAAAAGTAAAACGAGATTTATACTCGACAATTGCTGCAGACTTATCAATATTCCCAATTGGTACAATTTTATTTATTCCTGGATACGGATACGGCGTCGTAGCGGATAAAGGTGGAGCAATTAAAGGTAATCATTTAGATTTATATTTTGAAACAGTAGCTGATGTCTATGAAATGTGGGGTAAAAAAGAACTTAGTGTATACGTAGTTGAAAAAGGTAAGGGAACCCTGTCTGAACAGCAACTAACGGCTCTTAATGAAAACAAATCGATGCAGGTATTTAGGCAAAAAGTTAATTTAGTTCGCTAA
- a CDS encoding YuzB family protein has product MIQPIIEFCISNLASGSQLALEELEKDPNLDIVEYGCLGYCGKCAQSPFALVNGDVVVADTPEELVAAIYTHLEENTMF; this is encoded by the coding sequence GTGATTCAACCAATTATTGAATTTTGTATCAGCAATTTAGCTAGCGGTTCTCAGCTTGCTTTGGAAGAGTTAGAAAAAGATCCAAACTTAGATATTGTTGAGTATGGATGTCTGGGCTATTGTGGCAAATGTGCACAATCTCCTTTTGCTTTAGTGAACGGGGATGTTGTAGTTGCGGACACACCAGAAGAATTAGTAGCAGCTATCTACACACATTTGGAAGAGAACACAATGTTTTAA
- a CDS encoding YuiB family protein → MAMSVPELIISMLLFFVLFFGIGFLLNMLLRMSWIMAITYPVIVILIVDEVRAVKYVQEPLTSIAQLGERFLSLATADIVILLSGFLGALMAGMAIKMLRVRGYQMF, encoded by the coding sequence ATGGCAATGAGTGTACCAGAATTAATTATTTCGATGTTGTTATTCTTTGTGTTGTTTTTTGGAATCGGTTTCTTATTGAATATGCTCTTAAGAATGTCATGGATTATGGCGATTACGTATCCGGTTATTGTGATTTTGATTGTAGATGAAGTACGAGCAGTTAAGTATGTTCAAGAACCTTTAACATCAATTGCTCAGCTAGGTGAACGATTTCTTTCATTAGCTACCGCAGATATCGTTATTTTACTATCTGGATTTTTAGGTGCTCTTATGGCAGGGATGGCAATCAAAATGCTTAGGGTAAGAGGATATCAAATGTTTTAA
- a CDS encoding Na+/H+ antiporter family protein: MNAVLVAVAVMLVLSLLRINVVFSLAIGALIGGLVGGISLTDTVNIYTEGLGNSASVALSYGLLGAFAVVISRTGLPDAVVAGALKIVGREGDTKRKALSKVLMLLIILIISCFSQNVIPVHIAFIPLLIPPLLTVFNQLEIDRRLVATVITFGLVTPYMFLPAGFGKIYHDILAANIQENGLAVHSGDIVKAMALPALGMVIGLLVAVFISYRKPRIYKNSNLTMNEETSNTEPSYTRKGIIVSLIAIVVALAVQIPLSSMIFGSLAGIIVVYLSGVVKWNEADTVLTDGMRMMAFIGFVMLSASGFAKVIQETGDVETLVQGSVNLIGGNQVLGILLMLVIGLLVTMGIGSSFSTIPIIATIFVPLCLELGLSPLATIAIIGTAGALGDAGSPASDSTLGPTSGLSVDRQHNHIWDTCVPTFLHYNIPLIIFGWIAALIL; this comes from the coding sequence ATGAATGCAGTTTTAGTAGCTGTAGCTGTTATGCTTGTACTGAGTTTACTTCGTATTAACGTTGTTTTCTCTCTAGCTATCGGTGCTCTTATCGGAGGGCTTGTTGGAGGAATTAGCTTAACAGATACAGTCAACATATACACAGAAGGGCTAGGAAATAGCGCGTCTGTAGCGTTAAGCTATGGATTGCTCGGAGCGTTTGCCGTTGTGATTTCAAGAACAGGTCTTCCAGACGCAGTAGTAGCAGGCGCGCTCAAGATTGTTGGGCGTGAAGGAGATACAAAAAGAAAAGCACTTTCTAAAGTACTTATGTTATTAATTATCTTAATTATTTCATGCTTTTCACAAAATGTAATTCCTGTACACATTGCGTTTATTCCATTGTTAATTCCACCGTTATTAACAGTATTTAACCAACTGGAAATTGATCGTCGTCTTGTGGCAACTGTCATCACATTTGGATTAGTAACACCATACATGTTTCTGCCAGCGGGGTTCGGGAAAATCTATCATGATATTCTCGCAGCAAACATACAAGAGAACGGTTTAGCAGTACACAGCGGTGACATTGTTAAAGCAATGGCTCTGCCTGCGTTAGGAATGGTTATCGGTTTACTTGTAGCGGTCTTTATTTCATATCGTAAGCCTCGTATTTATAAAAATAGTAATCTCACGATGAACGAAGAAACTAGTAATACTGAACCTTCTTATACACGTAAAGGTATTATCGTTTCATTGATAGCTATTGTTGTTGCATTAGCTGTGCAAATTCCATTAAGCTCAATGATTTTCGGTTCACTTGCCGGCATTATAGTCGTATACCTAAGTGGCGTTGTGAAATGGAACGAAGCGGATACGGTTTTAACTGATGGTATGCGTATGATGGCATTTATTGGTTTTGTTATGCTGTCAGCTTCAGGCTTCGCTAAAGTGATTCAAGAAACGGGGGACGTGGAAACACTTGTTCAAGGTTCGGTTAATTTAATTGGCGGCAATCAAGTACTAGGAATATTATTAATGCTTGTAATTGGTTTATTGGTTACGATGGGAATTGGGTCATCCTTTTCAACCATTCCAATCATTGCTACAATTTTCGTGCCACTTTGTTTAGAATTAGGCCTTAGTCCTTTAGCAACTATTGCAATTATTGGAACAGCGGGTGCGTTGGGGGATGCTGGTTCTCCTGCTTCAGATAGCACGTTAGGACCAACTTCAGGTTTATCGGTAGACCGTCAGCACAATCACATTTGGGATACATGTGTGCCAACCTTTTTACATTATAACATTCCGTTAATTATTTTCGGATGGATTGCTGCACTTATACTATAA
- a CDS encoding leucyl aminopeptidase, translating to MIQLHTNLNLERETEALVVGIFHRNDSFEGPLEKINATFDDYLSQLVKAGDINVNEKQVSTIPTFNKIGAKRLIFIGLGRKSGLTEESLKEAYGNLFQQLKKAQFKEITIELSTFTTDAISEETTARLLGEMSQLSTYEFEHYKKRSNVPTVQLEKINVIASDSVEDAFEHGYVYGKATNSARTLVNLPSNMLTATDLAEYAQKLANKYGFECEILEKEEMETLGMGALLAVNQGSIEPPKMITLKYQGKSEWKDVIGLVGKGITFDTGGYSIKSKSGIVGMKTDMGGAASVLGAMEVIGETKPKQNVVMVIPSTDNVVSATAFKPDDVITAMSGKTIEVLNTDAEGRLALADAITYAKHHGASYLVDVATLTGGVIVALGTDTTGAMTNDSTFYEKLQVASQHTGETIWQLPITEKDKKKVRSSKVADLNNSPGREGHAIMAGTFLLEFAENTPWIHLDIAGTATTNAGGAYGPSGATGVMVRTLAQLIRDF from the coding sequence ATGATTCAGTTACATACTAATTTAAATTTAGAGAGAGAAACAGAAGCACTAGTAGTAGGGATTTTTCATAGAAATGATTCATTTGAAGGCCCTTTAGAAAAGATTAATGCGACATTTGATGATTATCTTTCGCAGCTTGTAAAAGCGGGAGATATAAACGTCAATGAAAAACAAGTCTCCACCATTCCAACGTTTAATAAGATTGGGGCAAAGCGCCTAATTTTTATTGGTTTAGGGAGAAAAAGTGGACTTACTGAAGAAAGCCTAAAAGAAGCCTACGGCAATCTCTTTCAACAACTGAAGAAAGCTCAATTTAAAGAGATAACGATTGAACTTTCAACGTTTACCACGGATGCTATTAGTGAGGAAACGACGGCTCGTTTATTAGGTGAAATGAGTCAACTATCTACATACGAATTTGAACATTATAAAAAGCGTTCTAACGTGCCAACTGTTCAGTTGGAAAAAATCAATGTCATTGCTTCTGATAGCGTGGAAGATGCTTTTGAGCATGGCTATGTGTATGGTAAAGCTACCAACTCAGCACGTACGCTTGTTAATTTGCCAAGCAATATGTTAACAGCAACAGACTTAGCAGAATATGCTCAAAAGTTAGCTAATAAGTATGGATTTGAATGCGAAATTCTTGAAAAAGAAGAGATGGAAACGTTAGGGATGGGAGCTTTGCTAGCCGTTAATCAAGGGTCCATAGAACCCCCTAAGATGATTACATTAAAATATCAAGGGAAAAGTGAGTGGAAAGATGTTATTGGCTTGGTAGGGAAAGGTATTACCTTTGATACAGGTGGTTATTCAATCAAATCAAAATCCGGGATTGTTGGGATGAAAACGGATATGGGTGGAGCAGCATCAGTATTAGGGGCAATGGAAGTGATTGGTGAAACAAAACCAAAACAAAATGTTGTAATGGTCATTCCATCTACGGATAACGTAGTTAGCGCAACAGCATTTAAGCCAGATGATGTTATTACAGCTATGAGCGGAAAAACCATTGAAGTATTGAATACAGACGCAGAAGGAAGACTAGCACTAGCAGATGCTATTACGTATGCAAAACATCACGGGGCTTCGTATTTAGTAGATGTAGCAACATTAACAGGTGGTGTGATTGTAGCTTTAGGAACAGATACAACAGGCGCAATGACGAATGATTCTACCTTTTATGAGAAGCTACAGGTTGCAAGTCAGCATACAGGTGAGACGATTTGGCAACTTCCTATTACAGAAAAAGATAAAAAGAAAGTAAGAAGCAGTAAAGTAGCAGATTTAAATAATTCGCCAGGGCGAGAGGGACATGCTATTATGGCAGGAACCTTTTTGTTGGAATTTGCAGAAAATACACCTTGGATTCACTTAGATATTGCTGGAACAGCTACAACAAATGCTGGTGGTGCATATGGTCCTTCTGGTGCAACAGGGGTCATGGTTCGAACGTTAGCTCAATTAATTCGTGATTTCTAA
- a CDS encoding NifU family protein, translating to MAEMEMHEQVQEVLDKLRPFLLRDGGDCELVDVEDGIVKLRLLGACGSCPSSTITLKAGIERALLEEVPGVVEVEQVF from the coding sequence ATGGCTGAAATGGAAATGCATGAACAAGTACAAGAAGTATTAGATAAGCTTCGTCCATTTTTACTTCGCGATGGTGGAGATTGTGAATTAGTCGACGTTGAAGATGGCATTGTAAAATTACGTCTTCTAGGCGCTTGTGGCAGTTGCCCAAGTTCAACAATCACACTAAAAGCAGGTATTGAACGTGCTCTTTTAGAAGAAGTACCTGGTGTTGTAGAAGTTGAACAAGTTTTCTAA
- a CDS encoding NAD(P)/FAD-dependent oxidoreductase produces MKNLVILGGGYGGMRVLQRLFPNQLPEDVHVTLVDKAPYHSLKTEFYALAAGTISDQHVRVSFPEHPRLSIRYGFITNIDLENNQVHLEDNEVLHYDDLIIGLGCEDKYHGVPGAPEHTYSIQTIDASRATYQALNNLPANATVSIVGAGLSGVELASELKESRSDLNIMLFDRGKLILSSFPERLSNYVQEWFTSNGIEIVNSANITRVEQNILYNHDEPIKSDAIVWTAGIQPNKVVRDLNVEKDPQGRVVLTKYHNLPNNENVYVLGDCASLPHAPSAQLAEGQAEQIVQVLTARWKNEELPAELPTIKLKGVLGSLGKKHGFGLVNDRAITGRVARLLKSGILWMYKYHNG; encoded by the coding sequence ATGAAGAACCTTGTGATACTCGGTGGAGGATACGGTGGTATGCGTGTCCTACAGCGACTTTTTCCAAATCAACTACCAGAGGATGTACATGTAACACTGGTTGATAAAGCACCTTATCACTCATTAAAGACTGAATTCTACGCGTTAGCAGCTGGAACAATTTCAGATCAGCACGTTCGTGTTTCTTTCCCAGAGCATCCTCGTTTATCTATTCGCTATGGCTTCATTACAAACATTGATCTTGAAAATAACCAAGTTCACCTTGAAGATAACGAAGTTCTCCATTATGATGATTTAATTATTGGACTAGGATGTGAAGATAAATATCACGGCGTGCCTGGCGCACCAGAACATACGTATAGCATTCAAACCATTGATGCTTCTCGCGCTACATATCAAGCGTTAAACAATTTACCTGCTAATGCAACCGTATCGATTGTCGGAGCTGGCCTTAGCGGTGTTGAATTAGCTAGTGAGCTAAAAGAAAGTCGTTCTGATTTAAATATCATGCTATTTGATAGAGGAAAATTAATTTTATCTTCATTCCCAGAACGTTTGAGTAATTATGTGCAAGAATGGTTTACGTCTAACGGTATTGAAATTGTAAACAGTGCTAATATCACGAGAGTAGAGCAGAATATCTTGTACAATCATGATGAGCCAATAAAAAGTGATGCGATTGTGTGGACAGCAGGCATTCAACCAAACAAAGTTGTTAGGGATTTAAATGTTGAGAAAGACCCTCAAGGTCGCGTAGTGTTAACCAAATATCATAATCTGCCTAACAATGAGAATGTCTATGTATTGGGAGACTGTGCTAGCTTACCACATGCTCCTAGCGCTCAATTAGCCGAGGGGCAAGCTGAGCAGATTGTTCAAGTGTTAACAGCACGATGGAAAAATGAAGAGTTACCTGCTGAGCTACCTACTATTAAACTTAAAGGCGTATTAGGTTCTTTAGGTAAAAAGCACGGATTTGGATTAGTAAATGACCGCGCCATTACAGGTCGAGTTGCTCGCTTATTAAAGTCAGGAATTTTGTGGATGTATAAGTACCATAATGGTTAA
- a CDS encoding NAD(P)/FAD-dependent oxidoreductase: MKKPKIVVLGAGYGGIMTTVHLQKKLGTNDAEITLVNKNDYHYETTWLHEVSAGTLHHDRSRFPVKSLINTGKVNFVKDTVMDINTAEKRVILENSELEYDYLVVGLGYESETFGIKGLKEYAFSIANINAARQIREHIDYVFATYNNEPVKRDELLTIVVGGAGFTGIEFVGELANRVPQLCKEFDIPREKVRIVCVEAAPTALPGFDPELVEYAVTQLERKGVEFKIGTAIKECTEEGILVEKDDQVEEIKSATVVWAAGVRGSHIIEKAGFENNRCRVKVSNSLLAPGHDDVFIVGDCSFMINPENDRPYPPTAQVAMQQGETCAENISRLIRGEKELKDFKADLKGTVCSLGHDDAIGVVYGRKLFGSSASFMKKVVDNRSLFLQGGAGLVLKKGKFNFF; this comes from the coding sequence ATGAAAAAGCCGAAAATTGTTGTCTTAGGTGCTGGCTACGGTGGAATTATGACAACCGTTCATTTACAAAAGAAATTAGGTACAAACGATGCTGAGATTACGCTCGTTAACAAAAATGATTACCATTATGAAACAACATGGTTACATGAGGTTTCTGCAGGTACATTACACCACGATCGTTCAAGATTCCCAGTGAAAAGTTTAATTAATACAGGAAAAGTCAACTTTGTAAAAGACACTGTAATGGATATTAATACTGCAGAAAAGCGTGTTATTTTAGAAAACAGTGAACTTGAATATGATTACTTAGTTGTGGGGTTAGGGTATGAATCTGAAACCTTCGGAATTAAAGGGTTAAAAGAATATGCATTCTCAATTGCTAATATTAACGCTGCGCGTCAAATTCGTGAACATATTGATTACGTATTTGCAACGTACAATAATGAACCTGTAAAGCGTGATGAGTTATTAACAATCGTTGTTGGTGGTGCAGGATTTACTGGAATTGAGTTTGTTGGCGAGTTAGCCAACCGCGTCCCTCAGCTCTGCAAAGAGTTTGATATTCCGCGTGAAAAAGTACGTATTGTGTGTGTAGAGGCTGCACCAACAGCTTTACCAGGGTTCGATCCAGAATTGGTTGAATATGCAGTAACACAGCTTGAGAGAAAAGGTGTCGAATTTAAAATTGGCACAGCAATTAAAGAATGTACAGAAGAAGGCATCTTAGTTGAAAAAGATGACCAAGTTGAAGAAATTAAATCAGCAACTGTTGTATGGGCAGCTGGAGTACGAGGAAGTCATATTATTGAAAAAGCAGGATTCGAAAATAATCGTTGTCGTGTTAAGGTAAGCAACTCCCTTCTGGCACCAGGTCATGACGATGTATTTATCGTAGGAGATTGCTCATTTATGATTAATCCTGAAAATGATCGTCCATACCCTCCAACAGCTCAGGTAGCTATGCAGCAAGGTGAAACATGCGCAGAAAACATTTCACGCTTAATTCGTGGTGAAAAAGAGCTTAAAGACTTTAAAGCAGATTTAAAAGGTACGGTATGTTCTTTAGGGCATGATGATGCGATTGGCGTTGTATACGGCCGTAAGCTATTTGGTTCAAGCGCATCATTTATGAAAAAAGTTGTTGATAACCGCTCTTTATTCTTGCAAGGTGGAGCTGGTTTAGTTCTTAAAAAAGGGAAATTTAATTTCTTTTAA